From Cytophagales bacterium, the proteins below share one genomic window:
- the alaS gene encoding alanine--tRNA ligase — protein MDSKQIRAKFKSFFEEKSHKIVPSAPIVVKDDPTLMFTNAGMNQFKDYFLGNKKAEFKRVADTQKCLRVSGKHNDLEEVGFDTYHHTMFEMLGNWSFGDYFKAEAIAWAWELLTEEFELPKDRLYATVFEGSKEDNLATDEEALKLWKNILPEDRVLFGDKKDNFWEMGDTGPCGPCSELHIDLRPQEEVDKLSGRELVNKDHPQVVEVWNLVFMQFNRMSDGSLIDLPEQHVDTGMGFERLVMAIQQKQSNYDTDVFQPIITEVANWAGIKYGDDEKKDIALRVIADHIRAISFTIADGQLPSNAKAGYVIRRILRRAVRYGYTFLDFQEPFLNKLVPMLAEQFSDIFPELINQKEFVTKVITEEEIAFLRTLDKGLKRLDEFKNTGNKVIDGATSFELYDTYGFPYDLTALIAGENGLEVNKEAFDAEMAVQKERSKNAAKQESGDWIELLPDSEHSSFLAYEHLEAKVRIVKYREVKQKNKSLFQIVLDQTPFYAESGGQVGDTGFLINGEDRVKVIDTKKENELIVHILPKLPKEVEAEFDAKVDAEKRMLTENNHSATHLMHAALRQVLGSHVQQRGSFVNEKILRFDFSHFSKMTPEEIKETERIVNRKVRENVALDEKRNVPIGQAKEMGATALFGEKYGDFVRVITFDADYSVELCGGTHVKQTGQIGAFKIISEGSVAAGVRRIEAISALGAEQLLEEQFDTLNTINDLLKSPKAPVEAVTDLMNERQALKKQIEQLQLEKVAQVKEALKAQIKDLGQARLLVAKTELPDSDSLKSIAFQFKKEFPNLIQLIGAEIGGKPQLTVMIDEPLLESLELNASQLVREMAKNIKGGGGGQPFYATAGGKDVSGLDNALKHGESVVKEKLSE, from the coding sequence ATGGATTCCAAGCAGATCAGAGCAAAGTTTAAGTCATTTTTTGAAGAGAAATCGCACAAAATTGTGCCTTCAGCCCCCATTGTAGTAAAGGACGATCCGACATTGATGTTCACCAATGCCGGAATGAATCAGTTCAAAGATTACTTCCTTGGCAATAAAAAAGCAGAATTCAAGAGAGTAGCAGATACTCAGAAATGCTTACGAGTTTCTGGAAAACATAATGACCTGGAAGAAGTAGGTTTTGATACCTACCACCACACCATGTTCGAAATGTTGGGCAACTGGTCATTTGGGGATTATTTCAAAGCAGAGGCCATAGCCTGGGCCTGGGAATTGCTGACTGAGGAATTTGAATTACCAAAAGATAGACTCTATGCCACGGTTTTTGAGGGCAGTAAAGAAGACAACCTTGCTACCGATGAGGAAGCATTAAAGCTTTGGAAGAATATTTTACCCGAAGACAGGGTCTTGTTTGGGGACAAGAAAGATAATTTCTGGGAAATGGGCGATACTGGTCCATGTGGGCCATGTTCTGAACTTCATATTGACTTACGACCTCAAGAAGAGGTAGATAAGCTTTCAGGCCGTGAATTAGTAAATAAGGATCATCCCCAGGTGGTTGAAGTCTGGAACCTGGTTTTCATGCAATTCAATCGAATGAGTGATGGAAGCCTAATCGATTTGCCGGAACAGCATGTAGATACCGGAATGGGATTCGAGCGATTGGTCATGGCCATCCAGCAAAAGCAATCCAATTATGATACTGATGTATTCCAGCCAATCATTACAGAAGTAGCCAATTGGGCAGGGATCAAATATGGAGATGATGAGAAGAAAGACATTGCCCTCAGGGTAATTGCCGATCACATCCGAGCCATTTCTTTTACTATTGCTGACGGACAATTGCCAAGCAATGCCAAAGCAGGTTATGTGATCCGTAGAATTTTAAGAAGAGCTGTTCGATATGGATATACCTTCTTAGATTTTCAGGAACCATTCCTAAATAAGCTTGTACCAATGCTTGCGGAACAATTCTCAGACATTTTTCCGGAGTTGATCAATCAAAAGGAATTCGTCACGAAGGTGATTACAGAAGAAGAGATTGCTTTCTTAAGAACCCTGGACAAAGGCCTAAAACGATTGGATGAATTCAAGAATACCGGAAATAAGGTCATTGATGGAGCCACCTCTTTTGAATTGTATGATACCTATGGTTTTCCGTATGACCTTACTGCCCTGATTGCAGGAGAAAATGGCCTGGAGGTCAACAAGGAGGCGTTTGATGCCGAAATGGCCGTTCAAAAAGAGCGTTCCAAAAATGCTGCAAAACAAGAATCTGGTGATTGGATAGAGTTGCTGCCTGATTCGGAACATTCCAGTTTTCTTGCATATGAGCATCTTGAAGCTAAAGTGAGAATTGTGAAGTATCGAGAGGTCAAGCAAAAAAACAAATCTCTATTCCAAATTGTACTGGATCAAACCCCATTTTATGCCGAAAGCGGTGGCCAGGTGGGTGATACAGGTTTCCTGATTAATGGTGAGGACCGGGTAAAAGTTATTGATACGAAAAAAGAAAATGAGCTGATTGTTCATATACTTCCGAAGTTGCCTAAAGAAGTTGAAGCGGAATTTGATGCGAAGGTTGATGCTGAAAAGCGCATGCTGACTGAAAACAACCACTCTGCTACACATTTGATGCATGCCGCACTTCGTCAGGTATTAGGATCCCATGTTCAGCAACGAGGCTCTTTTGTAAATGAAAAGATCTTGCGATTTGACTTTTCTCACTTCTCCAAAATGACACCCGAAGAGATCAAAGAGACAGAACGAATCGTCAACCGAAAAGTACGGGAGAATGTCGCATTGGACGAGAAACGCAATGTGCCGATTGGACAAGCGAAGGAAATGGGGGCCACGGCATTGTTCGGGGAAAAATATGGAGATTTTGTGCGTGTAATCACTTTTGATGCTGACTATTCTGTGGAATTATGCGGAGGAACGCACGTGAAGCAAACAGGGCAAATAGGCGCTTTTAAGATCATTAGTGAAGGTTCGGTAGCAGCTGGTGTGCGTAGGATTGAAGCCATTTCAGCATTAGGAGCAGAGCAGCTGTTGGAGGAGCAATTCGATACGTTGAACACGATCAATGATTTGTTGAAAAGCCCCAAAGCCCCTGTAGAAGCAGTGACTGATTTGATGAATGAGCGACAAGCGCTCAAAAAGCAAATCGAGCAACTACAGTTGGAGAAAGTGGCGCAGGTAAAAGAAGCGCTAAAAGCACAGATCAAAGACCTGGGACAGGCCAGGCTATTGGTGGCCAAAACAGAATTGCCGGATTCTGATAGTCTAAAATCAATTGCCTTTCAGTTCAAAAAAGAGTTTCCCAATTTGATCCAATTAATTGGAGCAGAGATTGGCGGTAAACCTCAATTGACGGTAATGATTGATGAACCATTGCTGGAATCACTCGAATTGAATGCATCGCAATTGGTGCGAGAAATGGCCAAGAACATCAAAGGTGGAGGCGGTGGACAGCCTTTCTATGCTACGGCAGGAGGGAAGGATGTTTCAGGACTTGATAACGCCTTGAAACATGGAGAAAGTGTCGTGAAAGAGAAATTAAGTGAGTAA
- the gatB gene encoding Asp-tRNA(Asn)/Glu-tRNA(Gln) amidotransferase subunit GatB produces MSDQAYQVVVGLEIHVQLKTNSKIFSADPASFGELPNENIGVVTLAHPGTLPKLNRKVIEFAVKMGLACHSDISQNLLFDRKNYFYPDLPKGYQLTQDRLPICRSGFISARLQGNETRQVKLIKIHLEEDAGKSMHNIGSFTAVDFNRAGMPLIEIVTQPDIYAEEEAVSVLSEVRRMIRFLGISDGDMEKGSMRCDVNISVRPAKSDVLGKKVEIKNMNSMRNVAHAITHEKARQIKLLEAGAAIVSETRNFNADTGTTASMRMKEELNDYRYFPEPDLSSAEITDEELAGWKSEMPDLPQDLFDQFTTTYHLPAYNAEVLIEEPGLAAYAYNLFKATDFKKQASNWLMGPVKSWLNEHKTTIDQFPITVDQWCEMLELLQTKQLGHTSAAQKLFPFLLENPRMGVLDACNTLNLLLEQNDSELQPVIDEILAAHPDKVKAYQNGKKGLIGMFMGELVKKTKGRVDAQVASKMLEESLKP; encoded by the coding sequence ATGAGTGATCAGGCCTATCAGGTGGTTGTCGGGCTGGAAATTCACGTTCAGCTCAAAACCAATTCCAAGATCTTTTCCGCAGATCCTGCTTCCTTTGGTGAGCTGCCCAATGAGAACATCGGAGTAGTAACGCTCGCGCATCCGGGAACACTTCCTAAGTTAAACCGGAAAGTCATTGAGTTTGCAGTGAAAATGGGATTGGCTTGTCACTCTGATATTAGTCAGAACCTTCTTTTCGATCGCAAGAACTATTTCTATCCCGATTTGCCGAAAGGCTATCAGCTAACGCAAGATAGATTACCCATTTGCAGGAGTGGCTTTATATCTGCTCGATTACAGGGTAATGAAACTAGGCAGGTAAAACTTATCAAAATTCACCTTGAAGAGGATGCGGGTAAATCTATGCACAATATTGGGTCTTTTACAGCTGTAGATTTCAATCGTGCAGGGATGCCTTTGATTGAAATAGTCACACAACCAGATATTTATGCGGAGGAAGAAGCGGTATCCGTACTGTCCGAAGTGCGCAGGATGATCCGTTTCCTGGGTATCAGTGATGGCGATATGGAGAAGGGGAGCATGCGATGTGATGTAAATATTTCTGTTCGCCCTGCAAAAAGCGACGTGCTGGGGAAGAAAGTCGAGATCAAAAATATGAACAGCATGCGTAATGTGGCTCATGCTATCACACATGAGAAGGCGAGACAGATCAAATTACTTGAAGCAGGTGCAGCCATCGTTTCGGAAACCCGGAATTTCAATGCTGATACTGGAACTACAGCAAGCATGCGGATGAAAGAGGAATTAAATGATTACCGTTATTTCCCGGAACCGGACCTGAGTTCAGCGGAGATAACTGATGAGGAATTAGCAGGATGGAAGTCGGAAATGCCAGATTTACCGCAGGATTTATTTGATCAGTTCACAACTACATATCATTTGCCGGCATATAATGCAGAGGTGTTGATCGAGGAACCAGGTTTAGCAGCCTATGCATATAATCTGTTTAAAGCGACGGATTTCAAGAAACAAGCCTCCAACTGGCTGATGGGGCCTGTAAAGTCATGGCTCAATGAACATAAAACCACCATCGATCAATTTCCTATCACAGTGGATCAATGGTGTGAAATGCTGGAATTGTTACAGACCAAACAATTAGGTCACACCAGTGCCGCTCAAAAGTTATTTCCATTCTTGTTGGAAAATCCACGGATGGGAGTTTTGGATGCCTGTAACACGTTAAATTTACTTCTGGAACAGAACGATTCTGAACTTCAGCCGGTTATTGATGAAATTCTGGCAGCTCATCCCGATAAGGTCAAAGCTTATCAAAATGGTAAAAAGGGACTTATAGGGATGTTCATGGGAGAATTAGTAAAGAAGACAAAAGGCAGGGTCGATGCTCAGGTGGCTAGCAAGATGTTGGAAGAATCGTTGAAACCATGA
- a CDS encoding TlpA disulfide reductase family protein: protein MKAINQFRSFVWFVLFSAGIMACSGPSREGIKVSGTINHPFTDELVLVEKLTGASIETVDTIEFKSNGKFIAFLKVNEAAFYRLNFFNRQFVNLILTGAETEISIEVDGDRPTGLAIVEGSRDTDLLQAINDAEDKRRSDEKLLNDEAIQARMNGDGKLFQEIVQQYQQVDAKNRTALKAEIWEAAPSLAAIFGVNYLDLETDLEFIDSLSQKFNETLADHPFTISLNDRLATIRKLAVGADAPDIALPSPDGDVVSLSSLKGNYVLIDFWAAWCRPCRAENPNVVRLYKKYQNQNFEILGVSLDRTKKAWVKAIEDDGLIWKHVSDLKYFNSQAAQTYRVDAIPATYLIGPDGKILAKGLRGESLKAKLEEIFG, encoded by the coding sequence ATGAAAGCGATAAATCAATTTAGATCATTTGTTTGGTTCGTGCTTTTCAGTGCTGGAATAATGGCTTGTTCAGGCCCTTCCCGCGAAGGCATTAAAGTTTCGGGAACCATTAATCATCCGTTTACCGATGAGTTGGTCCTTGTAGAAAAACTGACTGGGGCAAGCATTGAAACTGTGGATACCATAGAATTCAAGAGCAATGGAAAATTTATTGCTTTTCTTAAAGTGAATGAGGCCGCCTTTTATCGATTGAATTTCTTCAATCGTCAATTTGTTAATTTGATCCTCACAGGAGCTGAAACAGAGATATCTATCGAAGTGGATGGCGATCGTCCAACCGGATTAGCGATAGTTGAAGGTTCAAGAGATACGGATTTGTTGCAGGCCATCAATGATGCGGAGGACAAACGCCGAAGTGATGAAAAATTATTGAATGATGAAGCTATTCAGGCAAGAATGAATGGTGATGGTAAGCTCTTTCAGGAGATTGTTCAGCAATATCAGCAAGTTGATGCCAAGAATCGAACGGCGCTAAAAGCTGAAATCTGGGAAGCAGCACCATCGTTGGCGGCCATTTTTGGGGTTAACTACCTGGACTTGGAAACAGACCTGGAATTCATCGATAGTCTTTCACAGAAGTTCAATGAAACATTGGCTGATCATCCCTTTACGATTAGTTTGAATGATCGATTGGCGACGATTAGGAAACTGGCTGTTGGAGCAGATGCACCGGATATTGCATTACCTTCCCCTGATGGTGATGTGGTGTCCCTAAGTTCGCTGAAAGGAAATTATGTCTTGATTGATTTTTGGGCGGCTTGGTGTCGACCTTGTCGTGCAGAGAACCCAAATGTTGTACGACTCTATAAAAAGTATCAGAACCAAAACTTTGAAATTCTGGGTGTCTCTCTAGACCGAACTAAGAAAGCGTGGGTGAAAGCCATCGAGGATGATGGACTGATCTGGAAGCACGTTTCTGATTTGAAATATTTTAATTCTCAGGCTGCTCAGACCTATCGCGTAGACGCGATTCCTGCCACTTATTTGATTGGCCCCGATGGTAAGATCCTGGCCAAAGGATTGCGTGGAGAGAGCCTCAAAGCCAAACTGGAAGAGATTTTCGGATAA
- a CDS encoding DNA polymerase III subunit psi produces MEEAHLKLFLTEELYLLPDDQKKAPQKLEPSPQPEAVVETVTSPEPEPVVQHASEPAEKEEVVKYPVIVISDALSNEEKELMNNILKAVNIKPNQIHHIVGQPQSSISYDKLIVFGAFEIAGVDSEYYNVSRTTQMSLRARPLSEVNGNREEKTKLWNSLKTWFGL; encoded by the coding sequence ATGGAAGAAGCACATCTAAAACTTTTTCTAACGGAGGAGCTTTATCTGTTACCGGATGATCAAAAAAAAGCTCCTCAAAAGCTTGAACCCTCCCCTCAGCCTGAAGCAGTTGTCGAAACTGTAACAAGCCCTGAACCGGAACCTGTTGTTCAACATGCCTCTGAGCCTGCGGAAAAAGAGGAAGTAGTGAAATACCCTGTCATTGTGATATCAGATGCTTTGAGTAATGAAGAGAAGGAATTGATGAACAATATCTTAAAGGCGGTGAACATCAAACCCAATCAAATTCATCACATTGTGGGACAACCTCAATCCAGCATTTCATATGATAAACTCATCGTCTTCGGCGCATTTGAGATAGCAGGTGTAGATAGTGAATACTACAACGTCTCCAGAACCACACAAATGAGTCTAAGAGCCCGGCCCTTGTCTGAAGTCAATGGGAATCGTGAGGAAAAAACGAAGCTCTGGAATTCCCTGAAAACCTGGTTTGGATTATAG
- a CDS encoding acyl-CoA thioesterase — MNKKKKNCKDSHVIMTELVLPNDTNTLNNLMGGRLMHWMDVVSAIAAQKHSNRIVVTASVDNISFKKPVQLGNVVSLQAFVTRAFNSSMEVYIEVTAEDIPSGKKIESNRAFFTFVAVDQSGRPIDVPEVVPETKLEKELYDGALRRRQLRLVLAERMNPEDATELKSLFQPT; from the coding sequence ATGAATAAGAAAAAGAAAAACTGTAAGGATTCGCACGTTATCATGACGGAGCTTGTCCTTCCCAATGATACCAATACCCTCAATAACCTCATGGGAGGTCGTTTGATGCACTGGATGGACGTGGTTTCGGCCATTGCTGCTCAAAAGCACTCCAACCGCATTGTTGTTACGGCTTCTGTTGATAATATCTCCTTCAAAAAGCCGGTCCAGTTGGGTAATGTGGTTTCATTGCAAGCTTTTGTCACCAGGGCATTCAACTCTTCGATGGAAGTGTACATTGAGGTTACAGCAGAAGACATCCCTTCTGGTAAAAAAATCGAATCCAACCGGGCATTCTTCACCTTTGTCGCAGTAGATCAGTCAGGCAGACCGATCGATGTTCCTGAGGTGGTTCCTGAGACCAAACTGGAAAAGGAATTGTATGATGGAGCGCTAAGAAGACGGCAACTTAGATTGGTACTGGCAGAAAGAATGAATCCTGAAGACGCTACCGAATTGAAATCACTTTTCCAACCAACCTGA
- a CDS encoding protein-L-isoaspartate(D-aspartate) O-methyltransferase: protein MDLKDNLEDSYRHRGMRKMLVKEVQQKGITSLPILQAIGKIPRHFFFENVFLEHAYEDKAFPIGQGQTISQPYTVAFQTQLLQVRPGNKILEIGTGSGYQACVLVELGAEVHTIEYNKVLFKQTSHFLPQLGYKPHFYYGDGSKGIPAAAPYDGIVVTAGAPSVPSALIEQLKIGGRLIIPVGNNKTQKMLEIQKTAERRVRKKEHTNFSFVPLLGQHGWNE from the coding sequence ATGGACCTCAAAGATAATCTAGAAGATAGCTATCGCCATCGCGGCATGCGAAAGATGTTGGTAAAAGAAGTGCAACAAAAAGGGATCACCTCACTACCAATCTTACAGGCCATTGGAAAGATACCCCGTCATTTCTTTTTTGAGAATGTTTTTCTGGAACATGCGTATGAAGACAAGGCATTCCCAATCGGGCAGGGACAGACCATTTCTCAGCCTTATACAGTAGCTTTTCAGACTCAATTACTGCAAGTAAGGCCAGGCAATAAAATCCTCGAAATAGGTACCGGTTCCGGATATCAGGCATGTGTATTGGTCGAATTGGGTGCAGAAGTACATACAATCGAGTACAATAAAGTACTTTTCAAGCAAACCAGTCACTTCCTTCCTCAACTTGGCTACAAACCTCACTTCTACTATGGAGACGGGTCCAAAGGCATACCGGCCGCCGCACCGTATGATGGTATTGTCGTTACCGCGGGGGCTCCTTCGGTACCATCAGCTTTGATCGAACAGTTGAAAATTGGTGGCAGGCTGATTATTCCAGTTGGGAATAACAAAACACAAAAGATGCTGGAAATACAAAAAACTGCCGAACGTCGGGTAAGAAAGAAAGAACATACCAACTTCAGCTTTGTACCTTTGCTGGGGCAACACGGATGGAATGAATAA
- a CDS encoding riboflavin synthase yields MFTGIIETLGTVQQLKKEGTNIHFYVTSSLTNELKVDQSVSHNGVCLTVTELDDQGHWVTAIDETIQKTNLGQVEAGHQVNIERCMPANGRFDGHIVQGHVDQTATVTGIKEEEGSWLFDFSFEPGEEVVVNKGSICVNGVSLTCFNATEDSFRVAIIPYTYEHTTFSDLKVGDKVNLEFDVIGKYVSRMLEKRELPL; encoded by the coding sequence ATGTTTACGGGAATTATTGAGACACTGGGAACGGTACAGCAATTGAAAAAAGAAGGGACAAACATCCACTTCTATGTGACCTCCTCACTGACGAATGAACTTAAAGTAGATCAAAGTGTAAGCCACAATGGCGTTTGCCTTACAGTGACCGAATTGGATGATCAGGGTCATTGGGTAACTGCCATTGATGAAACCATACAGAAAACTAATCTCGGACAAGTAGAAGCAGGTCACCAGGTGAATATTGAGCGGTGCATGCCTGCTAATGGTCGCTTTGATGGTCATATTGTTCAGGGTCATGTAGATCAGACAGCCACCGTAACGGGCATCAAAGAAGAAGAGGGCAGCTGGTTGTTTGATTTCAGTTTTGAGCCGGGAGAAGAAGTCGTGGTGAATAAAGGAAGTATTTGTGTCAATGGGGTAAGTCTGACTTGCTTCAATGCTACCGAAGATTCTTTTCGTGTGGCGATCATTCCTTATACCTATGAACACACTACTTTTTCAGATCTGAAGGTTGGAGACAAGGTAAACCTTGAATTCGATGTGATTGGCAAATATGTCAGTCGGATGCTGGAAAAAAGAGAGTTACCGCTTTGA
- a CDS encoding phosphatase PAP2 family protein — translation METLIDWDYQVFSLINGSGSAFIDVVMILLSDKVIWIPLYLWIIFKLTEQYEYRVLWVLVPIILAVTISDQVTSSFMKPFFERLRPCRDPLLADTVNIVSRCGGKYGFASSHAANTMALASLCWLYLRNRFGIALFGWAVLVGFSRIYLGVHFPGDVIVGALVGFLAATISYYLLKVCFPQKLRTT, via the coding sequence ATGGAAACACTCATCGATTGGGATTATCAAGTATTCTCACTGATCAATGGGTCAGGATCAGCCTTCATTGATGTAGTAATGATCCTGCTTTCGGACAAAGTCATCTGGATTCCACTGTATCTATGGATCATATTCAAGCTCACTGAACAATATGAATACCGGGTTTTATGGGTATTGGTTCCTATCATTCTGGCCGTAACGATCAGTGATCAGGTCACTTCCTCTTTCATGAAACCTTTCTTTGAACGACTTAGGCCTTGCCGCGACCCTTTGTTAGCAGATACGGTTAATATCGTTTCAAGGTGTGGCGGAAAATATGGTTTTGCCTCTTCACACGCTGCCAATACTATGGCATTGGCCAGTCTGTGTTGGCTCTATTTACGTAACAGATTTGGTATCGCTCTTTTTGGCTGGGCAGTTCTGGTTGGTTTTTCCAGAATTTATCTGGGTGTTCACTTCCCCGGAGATGTTATTGTTGGGGCTTTAGTCGGTTTTCTGGCAGCTACTATTAGTTACTACCTGTTGAAAGTCTGCTTCCCACAAAAACTCAGGACGACTTAG
- the hemF gene encoding oxygen-dependent coproporphyrinogen oxidase, whose translation MVDKQAIQEWFKGLQDDICLALEQADGKSKFHEDAWERPGGGGGRSRVLTEGNAIEKGGVNFSAVHGPTPEKILSALNLEAADFFATGVSIVMHPVSPMAPIIHMNVRYFEMSNGTHWFGGGIDLTPHYVVEEDAKMFHGALKNTCDQFDTAYYPKFKKWADDYFYIKHRQETRGVGGIFFDRLAGKSEADKSSYWEFVKAVGQTFAPVYTQLIAKNKDLPYGPEHESWQRLRRGRYVEFNLVYDKGTKFGLDTDGRTESILMSMPPLARWEYDHQPAANSAEAKTLSLLKKDIDWTD comes from the coding sequence ATGGTAGATAAACAAGCCATTCAGGAATGGTTCAAAGGCCTTCAAGATGATATCTGTTTGGCACTGGAACAAGCTGACGGAAAAAGCAAATTCCATGAAGATGCATGGGAACGGCCTGGCGGTGGTGGAGGAAGATCGAGGGTACTCACCGAAGGAAATGCAATCGAAAAAGGTGGCGTGAACTTCTCTGCGGTTCATGGACCTACTCCTGAAAAAATCCTGAGCGCACTTAATCTGGAAGCTGCGGATTTTTTCGCTACCGGAGTATCGATTGTTATGCACCCGGTCAGCCCCATGGCCCCCATTATCCATATGAACGTCCGGTACTTCGAAATGAGTAACGGTACCCATTGGTTTGGAGGAGGCATCGACCTTACGCCCCACTACGTGGTAGAAGAAGATGCAAAGATGTTCCACGGAGCATTGAAAAATACTTGTGACCAATTTGACACAGCTTACTATCCCAAGTTTAAAAAATGGGCTGATGATTACTTCTACATCAAACATCGACAGGAAACACGCGGTGTTGGTGGCATTTTCTTTGACCGACTGGCTGGAAAAAGTGAAGCTGACAAATCATCTTATTGGGAATTTGTGAAGGCCGTGGGACAGACTTTTGCTCCTGTCTACACCCAATTGATCGCAAAAAATAAAGACCTCCCCTATGGCCCGGAACATGAATCGTGGCAACGGCTGCGTCGTGGCAGGTATGTTGAGTTTAATCTGGTTTATGACAAGGGTACCAAATTTGGTCTGGACACAGATGGAAGAACAGAATCGATTTTGATGAGTATGCCCCCATTAGCACGATGGGAATACGATCATCAACCGGCAGCCAATAGCGCAGAAGCTAAAACGCTTTCACTGTTGAAGAAAGATATCGACTGGACTGATTGA